Proteins co-encoded in one Chroicocephalus ridibundus chromosome 6, bChrRid1.1, whole genome shotgun sequence genomic window:
- the NRROS gene encoding transforming growth factor beta activator LRRC33 isoform X2, whose amino-acid sequence MKESHQKVPQEPPGDPRVEYCHSTGSYESAACRALAETSLLICLRFSFSPDANAVSSGSTKSAAADMEAPLPGLFLLLVLLAVGWGSGALAAWATFPGGCELVQSTVDCTGRWLSSVPGNLRGDTEELLLDDNTIQVLGNASLLMYQQLRRLSLTKNRLELIQPGAFLRSQGLHVLSLADNVLFTNYSLTAAALSALPALRTLDLAGNRLTEDMVSVLIWNLSSLESLSVARNIIMRLDSSVFANLTQLLELNLEKNYIFEIDQAFEGLQRLQRLNIAYNYLPCVLEFSLTQLRVLNVSNNVIEWFLALESDDLFELEVLDLSHNRLLFFPVLPRQSKLHTLLLKDNEMSFYQRLPNGTSLANVTVQFLLIDGNSTNITTVSLWDEICHSNLSSLQLLDMSQNQVWYLPEGFLAQMPSLTHLKLNQNCLETFHLSEGDPLAMLTELDLSQNQLAELGAEVGARDVLPNLQLFNLSTNRLRVLPPEVFTYTRKIATVDLSRNRVDLCPQPAVAGEVESPPCVDIRGIETLTHLSLAGCGLQGLGGHPFQGTSLMYLDLSDNHQALSGDLEWLQDLALTLRVLSLRNTSLSSTTVDFSAFNGLVRLDLSGNSLTVFPTSLSVLELHSLDLRDNCLPALLMDVTRTPLAKSLQEIYLSRNPYNCCTLGWWDALQRLEGLQIPDWQEVTCSYASRTLSPRALPEPVLRSCRWQTADLALLYLVLALPTCLTLLVAFAVVFLMLKQKLLKMVKSRCGVSNPY is encoded by the exons CACTGGCAGTTATGAAAGCGCTGCTTGCCGAGCCCTCGCCGAGACCTCGCTGCTCATTTGCCTGAGGTTCAGCTTTTCCCCCGATGCAAATGCTGTCAGCTCCGGCTCCACCAA GAGTGCCGCCGCTGACATGGAGGCCCCGCTCCCTGGTCTCTTCCTGCTTCTGGTCCTCctggcagtgggatggggaagcgGGGCACTCGCAGCCTGGGCAACGTTTCCTGGTGGCTGTGAGCTC GTGCAGAGCACCGTGGACTGCACGGGGAGATGGCTGAGCTCCGTCCCAGGAAATCTTCGAGGTGATACCGAGGAGCTGTTGCTTGATGACAACACTATTCAGGTTCTGGGCAATGCCTCTCTGCTCATGTACCAACAGCTGCGGCGACTCAGCTTGACCAAGAACCGGCTGGAGCTCATCCAGCCTGGCGCCTTCCTCAGGAGCCAAGGCCTCCATGTGCTCTCCTTGGCAGACAACGTCCTCTTCACCAACTACTCGCTGACAGCAGCTGCTCTTTCTGCTCTGCCAGCCTTGAGGACGTTGGATCTAGCTGGAAACCGCCTCACTGAGGACATGGTATCAGTTTTAATCTGGAACCTGTCTTCCTTGGAGTCCTTGTCCGTGGCCAGGAACATCATCATGAGGCTGGACTCATCCGTCTTTGCAAACCTGACACAGCTGTTGGAGCTGAACCTGGAGAAGAACTACATCTTTGAGATTGACCAAGCTTTTGAAGGGCTGCAAAGGCTGCAGAGGCTCAACATAGCTTACAACTACCTTCCATGTGTATTGGAGTTCAGCCTGACCCAGCTCAGGGTGCTCAATGTCAGCAACAATGTCATCGAGTGGTTTCTGGCCCTGGAAAGTGATGACCTCTTTGAGCTGGAGGTGTTGGACCTGTCCCACAACCGCCTCCTCTTCTTCCCCGTGTTGCCCCGGCAGAGCAAGCTGCACACCTTGCTGCTGAAGGACAATGAGATGAGCTTCTACCAGCGCCTCCCCAACGGCACATCCCTGGCGAACGTGACGGTGCAGTTCCTGCTTATTGATGGCAACTCCACCAACATCACAACGGTCAGCCTCTGGGATGAGATCTGCCACAGcaacctctcctccctgcagctcctggacATGAGCCAGAACCAGGTCTGGTACCTGCCAGAGGGCTTCCTGGCCCAGATGCCTTCCCTGACCCACCTGAAGCTCAACCAGAACTGCCTGGAGACGTTCCACCTGTCAGAGGGGGACCCCTTAGCCATGCTGACGGAGCTGGACCTCAGCCAGAACCAGCTGGCGGAGCTGGGGGCGGAGGTGGGTGCCAGGGATGTCCTCCCCAACCTGCAGCTCTTCAATCTCAGCACCAACAGGCTGCGGGTGCTTCCTCCTGAGGTTTTCACTTACACCAGGAAGATTGCTACTGTGGACCTCAGCCGCAACCGGGTCGacctctgtccccagccagcTGTCGCAGGCGAAGTGGAGAGTCCCCCCTGTGTGGACATCAGGGGTATTGAGACCTTGACTCATCTTTCCTTGGCTGGTTGTGGGCTGCAGGGACTGGGCGGCCACCCCTTCCAGGGGACATCGCTGATGTATTTGGACCTCTCCGACAACCATCAGGCATTGTCTGGGGACCTGGAGTGGCTGCAGGACCTTGCTCTGACGCTGCGGGTATTGTCTCTGAGGAACACCAGCCTCTCCTCCACCACCGTGGACTTCTCTGCCTTTAACGGCCTCGTGCGCTTGGACCTATCGGGGAACTCCTTGACTGTCTTCCCCACCTCGCTGAGCGTCCTGGAACTGCACAGCCTGGACCTGCGGGACAACTGCCTCCCGGCTCTCCTGATGGACGTCACACGGACACCACTGGCGAAGAGCCTGCAGGAGATCTACCTCAGCCGAAACCCCTACAACTGCTGCACGCTGGGCTGGTGGGACGCCCTGCAGCGGCTCGAGGGGTTGCAGATCCCCGACTGGCAGGAGGTGACCTGCAGCTATGCCTCCCGCACGTTGAGCCCCAGGGCGCTGCCCGAGCCTGTCCTGCGGAGCTGCCGCTGGCAGACAGCTGACCTGGCGCTCCTCTACCTGGTGCTGGCGCTGCCCACCTGCCTGACGCTCCTGGTGGCCTTCGCTGTCGTCTTCCTCATGCTCAAACAAAAGCTGCTGAAAATGGTGAAGAGCCGGTGTGGGGTGTCCAACCCTTACtga
- the NRROS gene encoding transforming growth factor beta activator LRRC33 isoform X1, producing MEAPLPGLFLLLVLLAVGWGSGALAAWATFPGGCELVQSTVDCTGRWLSSVPGNLRGDTEELLLDDNTIQVLGNASLLMYQQLRRLSLTKNRLELIQPGAFLRSQGLHVLSLADNVLFTNYSLTAAALSALPALRTLDLAGNRLTEDMVSVLIWNLSSLESLSVARNIIMRLDSSVFANLTQLLELNLEKNYIFEIDQAFEGLQRLQRLNIAYNYLPCVLEFSLTQLRVLNVSNNVIEWFLALESDDLFELEVLDLSHNRLLFFPVLPRQSKLHTLLLKDNEMSFYQRLPNGTSLANVTVQFLLIDGNSTNITTVSLWDEICHSNLSSLQLLDMSQNQVWYLPEGFLAQMPSLTHLKLNQNCLETFHLSEGDPLAMLTELDLSQNQLAELGAEVGARDVLPNLQLFNLSTNRLRVLPPEVFTYTRKIATVDLSRNRVDLCPQPAVAGEVESPPCVDIRGIETLTHLSLAGCGLQGLGGHPFQGTSLMYLDLSDNHQALSGDLEWLQDLALTLRVLSLRNTSLSSTTVDFSAFNGLVRLDLSGNSLTVFPTSLSVLELHSLDLRDNCLPALLMDVTRTPLAKSLQEIYLSRNPYNCCTLGWWDALQRLEGLQIPDWQEVTCSYASRTLSPRALPEPVLRSCRWQTADLALLYLVLALPTCLTLLVAFAVVFLMLKQKLLKMVKSRCGVSNPY from the exons ATGGAGGCCCCGCTCCCTGGTCTCTTCCTGCTTCTGGTCCTCctggcagtgggatggggaagcgGGGCACTCGCAGCCTGGGCAACGTTTCCTGGTGGCTGTGAGCTC GTGCAGAGCACCGTGGACTGCACGGGGAGATGGCTGAGCTCCGTCCCAGGAAATCTTCGAGGTGATACCGAGGAGCTGTTGCTTGATGACAACACTATTCAGGTTCTGGGCAATGCCTCTCTGCTCATGTACCAACAGCTGCGGCGACTCAGCTTGACCAAGAACCGGCTGGAGCTCATCCAGCCTGGCGCCTTCCTCAGGAGCCAAGGCCTCCATGTGCTCTCCTTGGCAGACAACGTCCTCTTCACCAACTACTCGCTGACAGCAGCTGCTCTTTCTGCTCTGCCAGCCTTGAGGACGTTGGATCTAGCTGGAAACCGCCTCACTGAGGACATGGTATCAGTTTTAATCTGGAACCTGTCTTCCTTGGAGTCCTTGTCCGTGGCCAGGAACATCATCATGAGGCTGGACTCATCCGTCTTTGCAAACCTGACACAGCTGTTGGAGCTGAACCTGGAGAAGAACTACATCTTTGAGATTGACCAAGCTTTTGAAGGGCTGCAAAGGCTGCAGAGGCTCAACATAGCTTACAACTACCTTCCATGTGTATTGGAGTTCAGCCTGACCCAGCTCAGGGTGCTCAATGTCAGCAACAATGTCATCGAGTGGTTTCTGGCCCTGGAAAGTGATGACCTCTTTGAGCTGGAGGTGTTGGACCTGTCCCACAACCGCCTCCTCTTCTTCCCCGTGTTGCCCCGGCAGAGCAAGCTGCACACCTTGCTGCTGAAGGACAATGAGATGAGCTTCTACCAGCGCCTCCCCAACGGCACATCCCTGGCGAACGTGACGGTGCAGTTCCTGCTTATTGATGGCAACTCCACCAACATCACAACGGTCAGCCTCTGGGATGAGATCTGCCACAGcaacctctcctccctgcagctcctggacATGAGCCAGAACCAGGTCTGGTACCTGCCAGAGGGCTTCCTGGCCCAGATGCCTTCCCTGACCCACCTGAAGCTCAACCAGAACTGCCTGGAGACGTTCCACCTGTCAGAGGGGGACCCCTTAGCCATGCTGACGGAGCTGGACCTCAGCCAGAACCAGCTGGCGGAGCTGGGGGCGGAGGTGGGTGCCAGGGATGTCCTCCCCAACCTGCAGCTCTTCAATCTCAGCACCAACAGGCTGCGGGTGCTTCCTCCTGAGGTTTTCACTTACACCAGGAAGATTGCTACTGTGGACCTCAGCCGCAACCGGGTCGacctctgtccccagccagcTGTCGCAGGCGAAGTGGAGAGTCCCCCCTGTGTGGACATCAGGGGTATTGAGACCTTGACTCATCTTTCCTTGGCTGGTTGTGGGCTGCAGGGACTGGGCGGCCACCCCTTCCAGGGGACATCGCTGATGTATTTGGACCTCTCCGACAACCATCAGGCATTGTCTGGGGACCTGGAGTGGCTGCAGGACCTTGCTCTGACGCTGCGGGTATTGTCTCTGAGGAACACCAGCCTCTCCTCCACCACCGTGGACTTCTCTGCCTTTAACGGCCTCGTGCGCTTGGACCTATCGGGGAACTCCTTGACTGTCTTCCCCACCTCGCTGAGCGTCCTGGAACTGCACAGCCTGGACCTGCGGGACAACTGCCTCCCGGCTCTCCTGATGGACGTCACACGGACACCACTGGCGAAGAGCCTGCAGGAGATCTACCTCAGCCGAAACCCCTACAACTGCTGCACGCTGGGCTGGTGGGACGCCCTGCAGCGGCTCGAGGGGTTGCAGATCCCCGACTGGCAGGAGGTGACCTGCAGCTATGCCTCCCGCACGTTGAGCCCCAGGGCGCTGCCCGAGCCTGTCCTGCGGAGCTGCCGCTGGCAGACAGCTGACCTGGCGCTCCTCTACCTGGTGCTGGCGCTGCCCACCTGCCTGACGCTCCTGGTGGCCTTCGCTGTCGTCTTCCTCATGCTCAAACAAAAGCTGCTGAAAATGGTGAAGAGCCGGTGTGGGGTGTCCAACCCTTACtga